GCCTTCGGCCCGGTCAGCACCCTGATGACTTACCGCGACATCGACGAAGCGCTGGCGCTGGCCGCGCGCGGCAAGGGCAGCCTGGTGACCACGCTCGTCACCAGGGACCCGGCGATCGCGGCGCATGCGGTGCCGATGGCCGCAGCCTCGCACGGCCGGGTGCTGATCCTCGACCGCGAAGCGGCCGTCGACAGCACCGGCCACGGCTCGCCACTGCCGCAACTGAAACACGGCGGCCCGGGCCGCGCCGGCGGCGGTGAAGAGTTGGGCGGCATCCGCGCCGTCAAGCACTTCCTGCAGCGCGCCGCGGTGCAGGGATCGCCGACCATGCTCGGCGCCGTGACGGGCGAATACGTGCGCGGCGGCGCCGTCAAGGAAAGCGAGATCCACCCGTTCCGCCGCTACTTCGAAGACCTGGAAATGGGCCACTCGCTGCTGACCCATCGCCGCACGGTGAGCGAAGCCGACATCGTCAACTTCGGCGGCGTCTCGGGCGACTATTTCTATATGCACTTCGACGAGATCGCGGCCAAGGACACGCAGTTCGGCCAGCGCATCGCGCACGGCTACTTCGTGCTGTCGGCCGCGGCCGGGCTGTTCGTCTCGCCGGCGCCGGGCCCGGTGCTGGCCAACTACGGCCTGGACAACCTTCGCTTCGTGGCGCCGGTAGCGATCGGCGATACCATCCGCGCGCGACTGACCTGCAAGCGCAAGGTCGACCGCAACCGCGCCGACGAGCAGGGCAGGGGGCAGGGTGTGGTGGCGTGGGATGTGCAGGTCACCAACCAGCGCGACGAGCTGGTGGCGAGTTACGATATCCTGACGCTGGTGCTGAAGCGCGGATGATCATGTAGCCGATCGAAAGGATGAGCGATGGCGAGACTGGACCTGAACAGCATTCCGGTGGTGGGCGGGACCGGTTATCCGGCGCCGTTCCACGAAGCGGTGGACGGCCGCACGCGCCAGGCGCTGGGCGATGCCGGCGGCTTGCGCCAGTTCGGCGTGAACCTGGTCGAGCTGCAGCCGGGCGCCGCGTCGTCGCAGCGTCACTGGCACTCGCACGAGGATGAATTCGTCACGATCGTCTCAGGCGAGCTGGTGCTCATCACGGACGAAGGCGAAACCGTCATGCGCGCCGGCGACCATGCCGCCTTTCCGGCCGGCCGGGCCAACGGCCATCACCTGGTCAACCGCGGCTGGGGGCCGGGTGTCTTCCTGGTCGTAGGTTCGCGCAACAGCGCCGACGTGGTGACCTATCCCGACGTCGACCTGCGCTATGAACAGGCCACGAATGCTTATGTGCACAGGGATGGTACGCCGTATCCGAAGCGCTAGCGTTCCATCAATCCAATTTGCGTGCGTAACGCTCGCAGACGTGCTGGCTGATATAGGTCGACAGTCCGCGGCCCTCGGTGGCCAACGCATGCATGCGCGCGATGTGGTCGGCGCCCGTGCTGTCCTCGGTATACAGATAGCGATCGCCGCCCTTGAACCGGACGGTGATCGAATGCTTGCCCAGTTCGTAGGCGACGACGCCGGAATCCCCGTTACGGTTGGCGTAGCGTCGCATCGTCGTCAGGACCGCGTACGCTGCAGCCGCAGCAAGCCTTCCGGTGTGCGAATCGCGCGCAGGTCGTCATAGTCCGGCACGCCGGTGACGCGGGTTTCCAGCGGATGATGGTGGGTCGCGGTGACGACGATGCTGTCCATCCCGGCTGCCTCGGCCGATTGCAGGCCGGCCAGCGTATCCTCGAACACCAGGCAGTCTTGCGGACGCATGCCCAGCTTTTCGGCGCCCAGCAGGAACGGATCCGGCGCCGGCTTGCCGCGCTGGACGTCTTCGGCCGCTACCATCACGGGCGGCACCGGCAGCCCGGCCGCGGCGATGCGCGCCTCGGCCAGCGCACGCGGGGCCGAGGTCACGATGGCCCAGCGGTCCGTCGGGAGGGTGGCGAGAAACGCGGCCACGCCGGCGATCGCCTCGATGCCTTCGACATCCTCGATCTCGGCCAGCGTGATGCGGTGCGCCTCGGCTTCGGGATCGATGTCGGGCAGGCCGACGCCGCGCACCGTGTCGATCGAGCGCTTGCCGTGGATGGTCGGCAGGAACACGTCGACGTCCAGGCCATGGCTGCGGGCCCAGTTGGCCCAGACACGCTCGGCGGCGATGATCGAGGTGAGGATGGTGCCATCCATGTCGAACAGGAAGGCGGCGTAGTCGCGTGCGGGCAGGGCGGTCATTGAGGCGGTAGTGGCGTGAGGAGGAACTTGGGTCCCCGCCTGCGCGGGGACGACGTGGTTGAGTGCGGGGCCCTGGGCGAGCTTGGGACCCGCGTTAGCGTGAAGAGATTACTCGGCCAGCTGCTGACGCACGCGCACGATTGCCGCACGCACCTGGTTCGGCGCGGTGCCGCCCACATGGTCGCGCGCCGCCACCGAACCCTCGAGGGTCAGCACCTCGAACACGTCCTGTTCGATCAGCGGCGAGAAGCCCTGCAGCGTTTCGAGCGACATTTCGGACAGGTCGCAGCCGGCCACGTCGCAGGCACGCACCGCATGCGCTACGGCTTCGTGGGCGTCGCGGAACGGCAGGCCTTTCTTGACCAGGTAGTCGGCCAGGTCGGTCGCGGTGGCATAGCCCTGCAGCGCCGCGGCGCGCATGTTCTCGGCCTTGACCGTGATGCCCGACGCCATGTCGGTGAAGATGCGCAGGGTGTCGGTGACCGTGTCGATGGTGTCGAACAGCGGTTCCTTGTCTTCCTGGTTGTCCTTGTTGTAGGCCAGCGGCTGGCCTTTCATCAGGGTCAGCAGGCCGGTCAGGTGACCATAGACGCGGCCGGTCTTGCCGCGCGCCAGTTCCGGCACGTCCGGGTTTTTCTTTTGCGGCATGATCGACGATCCGGTGCAGAAGCGGTCGGCGATGTCGATGAAGCCAATGCGCGGGCTGATCCACATGACCAGCTCTTCCGAGAAGCGCGAGATGTGCATCATCAGGATCGAGGCGGCGGCCGTGAACTCGATCGCGAAATCGCGGTCTGACACGGCGTCGAGCGAGTTGTGGCAGACGTCGTCGAAGCCCAGCGTCTTGGCCACGCGCAGGCGGTCGATCGGGAAGGTGGTGCCGGCCAGGGCAGCGGCGCCCAGCGGCAGGCGGTTCACGCGGCGGCGCGCATCCTGCATGCGCTCGGCATCGCGGCCGAACATTTCCACATAAGCCAGCATGTGGTGGCCAAAGGCGATCGGCTGCGCCACCTGCAGGTGGGTAAAGCCGGGCATGATGGTGTCGGCATGGCGTTCGGCCAGGTCGGTCAGGGCGCCGCGCAGGCCGTTCAGCAGGGCCAGGATGTCGTCGATCGCGGCGCGCACGTACAGGCGGATGTCGGTGGCGACCTGGTCGTTGCGCGAGCGGCCGGTGTGCAGGCGCTTGCCGGCGTCGCCGACCAGTTCGGTCAGGCGTTTTTCGATGTTCAGGTGCACGTCTTCCAGGTCGAGCAGCCATTCGAAGCTGCCGGCCTCGATCTCGGACCGGATTTGCGTCATGCCGCGCTCGATCTCGGCACGGTCGTGCTCGCTGATGATGCCCTGGGCCGCCAGCATCTCGGCATGCGCCAGCGAGCCCTGGATGTCGTATTGCGCCAGGCGTTTGTCGAAGAACACGGACGCGGTGTAGCGCTTGACGAGATCGGACACGGGTTCGGAGAAGCGGGCCGACCAGGCTTCGGCTTTTTTGGAGAATTGTTCGGTCATGGTGGAATTCCGGTTGGGGATCCGACGATTATAAACCGCGTCGCCCCTGTGCCATCCGATGGGCAGATTACCTTGGGAAAGCCAGCGAAAAAAAGCCTGCCGCCGGGCGCAATCAAACCCGATGCGAAGGCCAAACAGCGCTAGAATGGTTTTTTTGCCAGCATTGCAAGCCCCATGATTACGAACGATTCCAGCTTCCAGGTCAGTACCGACCAGTCCCAGCTCGACATCCCGATGATCTACCGCTTCCTCAGCGAGCAGTCGACCTGGGCCGTGGGCATTTCGCGTCCGATCGTCGAGCGCGCCATCGAGAATTCGCTGTGCTTCGGCGGTTACCTCGATGGCCGCCAGATCGCATTCGCCCGTGTGATTACCGACTACGCCACCTTCGCCAACCTGGTGGACGTGTTCGTCTTGCCCGAGTACCGCGGCCATGGCTACGGCAAGCAACTGATCGGCGTCGTGCTGCGCCACCCGAGCCTGCAGAAACTGCGCCGCTTCACCCTGGCGACGAAGGACTCGCACGGTTTGTACGAACGCTTCGGTTTTACCTCGCCGTTGTATCCAGAGACATTGATGGAGCGTTACTTTCCCAACATCTATTTATCCTGAGCGCACTCAACATGGCGACGCGAATCTGGAATCAGGCTTACCCTGATGGCTATTCAAGGGAAGCCCTATGTTCCGATTCGTCGTCCATGCCATGCTCGTGCTGGCATTGCTCGCGGGTAGCGCTAGCCATGCCGCCGATAAAGAATCTATAGCGCCGAAAGGCTCGCTCGTCATCATTGGCGGTGCCTTGCGCGCCGACAACGATGCCGTGTGGGAACGCATCGTCCAGCTTGCGGGCGGAAAAGGCGCCCGCATCGCCGTGTTCGCCTCCGCCTCGGCCAGTCCCGAGCGCGCCGGCAACTATCTCGTCGAACGCCTGAACCGTTATGGCGCCGATGCCTTCTTCGTGCCGGTTGCCCAGCACCTGCAGGGCGCCGATGTGCGCGCCGCGGCCGACGATCCGAAGCTGGCCGACGCGGTGCGCAGCGCCGGCGGCGCCTATTTCTCGGGCGGCGACCAGGGCCGCATCACGGCCGCCCTGCGCCGTCCCGACGGCAGCAACACGCAGGTGCTCGACGCCCTGTGGGACATGTACCGGCGCGGGGGCGTGATCGCCGGCTCGAGCGCCGGCGCCGCCATCATGAGCAGCACCATGTTCGGTCATCCTCGCTCGATCCTGTCGACCCTGCAGCATGGCGTCGACGACGGCCGCCAGATCACGCGCGGCCTGGGTTTCATCGGCGACGACGTCTTCATCGACCAGCACCTGCTGGTGCGCGGACGCTTCGCGCGCATGCTGCCGGCGATGCTGGCCAAGGGTTACAAGATCGGCCTGGGAATCGACGAGAACACGGCGATGGTGGTGGGGCCGAAGCGCGACGTCGAAGTGATCGGCTACCGCGGCGCGCTGCTGGTCGACCTGAGCGAGGCCGCCACCCGCGACGGCAGCTTCAATCTCGCCAACGGGCGCCTGAGTTACCTCGACAACGGCGACCGCTTCAACCTGGAGACCAAGACCTTCACGCCGGCGCCCGAGAAGGCGCACGGCAAGGTCGATGCCAAGAAGCCCTATTGGCGCGGCCCGCTGTTCTCGGCCGACATCCTCGGCAACGGCACGGTGGTCGACCTGATGGCCAAGCTGATCGACAGCGACCAGGTCGACGCGATCGGCCTGTCGCTCGACAGCCCCAATGCCGAGCGGCCCGACCTTGGCTTCGAGTTCAAACTCAGTCGCGTGGGCGAGAGCGTGGGCTACCAGTCGGCGTTCAGCGAAGCCTATTCGGTCTATAACGTGCGGCTCGACATCCGGCCGATCGTGGTGCAGCGGCCCTTGTACCAGTATCGCTGACTAGTCGCAGCGCCAATGCAAGCGCTCGGCCAGCACCTGCTGCTGGGCGTCGACCAGCGGCTGGTTCGGATCGTGACCGGCACGAGCCACCTCGACCAGCGCCTTGTCCGGCGCCGTGATGGCCTCGAACCAGCGCCGGGTGACCTGTGGTTCGGTCAGCAGGTCTTCCTTGCCCTGCACCACGTAGACGGGCAGCGCATAGCGGGTGCCGAGGCGATACAGGTCGGTGGTCGACTCCATGCCGTCGCCTTTCCAGCCCACGTATTTGAGGAATGAGTAATCCTCGCCGGCGGTGTAGTCGGCCTGGGCCTGCGGCGTCGCATACCGTGGCAGCACCTGGTACCAGGCCTTCGGCGTCGGATCGGTCGTTTGCGCCTCGTACTTGCGCACCGCGCGCCGCACGACGCCGAAGTTGCGCGGATTGGTCCAGGGCGGCGGGCCCAGGGCCTCCAACTGGGCGACAGTCGCCGCATCGCCAGCGGCGCGGGCGCGTTCGAGCACCGTGCCCCAGGTGGTCATGTTCTCGCGATGGCCGACCAGCTGGGATACGCCGACATAGGCGCAGAACAGCTGCGGGCTTTGCTTTGCCATGTGGACGCCGACCATCGATCCCCACGAGCTGCCCAGCAGGATCACCTTGCGTTTGCCGAAACGCTGCGCCAGGTAGCGCGTTACCTCGAGGCCGTCGTCGCGGATCTGTTCGACGCTCAAGGGCACGTCTTCGTCGGGACGGTTGCGGCCCCAGGTCATGCCGCTGCCGCGCTGGTCCCACTGCGCCAGGGTGACGTGCTTGCGCCAGGATGCGTAGGGACCGGCGCCATAGGGCGAAGTGGGGTTGCCCGGGCCGCCGTGCACGTACAGCAGGACCGGATTGGCGCAGTCGTCGCCGCTGACCGTGACCCACTGCTCGATGCCGCCGATCTTCACGAAGCCGCTTTCGTCGACCGGTTGGCCGGGCTTGCAGACGGGGGCGGCGTGGGCGACCGAGGCCGCGAACAAGGGGACAAGAAGACAGGCGCGCAGGCGGGACATCGGCAATCCATGAATGGGGGTGAACCGATTGATTCTGGGGCTGGAGCCTGGCCGCGTCAACGGTTCATGCATGGCGGCTGAAAGACCGCTGTCGCCGCGGTGAATGGCAGGCTTACAATGTCGCGATCCAACCTCAAGGAACCGCAATGCGCCTGCTCCATACTCTCACTGCGCTGCTGCTTGGCGCGCTGGT
This portion of the Telluria beijingensis genome encodes:
- a CDS encoding cupin domain-containing protein, whose translation is MARLDLNSIPVVGGTGYPAPFHEAVDGRTRQALGDAGGLRQFGVNLVELQPGAASSQRHWHSHEDEFVTIVSGELVLITDEGETVMRAGDHAAFPAGRANGHHLVNRGWGPGVFLVVGSRNSADVVTYPDVDLRYEQATNAYVHRDGTPYPKR
- a CDS encoding HAD-IA family hydrolase, with product MTALPARDYAAFLFDMDGTILTSIIAAERVWANWARSHGLDVDVFLPTIHGKRSIDTVRGVGLPDIDPEAEAHRITLAEIEDVEGIEAIAGVAAFLATLPTDRWAIVTSAPRALAEARIAAAGLPVPPVMVAAEDVQRGKPAPDPFLLGAEKLGMRPQDCLVFEDTLAGLQSAEAAGMDSIVVTATHHHPLETRVTGVPDYDDLRAIRTPEGLLRLQRTRS
- a CDS encoding alpha/beta fold hydrolase gives rise to the protein MSRLRACLLVPLFAASVAHAAPVCKPGQPVDESGFVKIGGIEQWVTVSGDDCANPVLLYVHGGPGNPTSPYGAGPYASWRKHVTLAQWDQRGSGMTWGRNRPDEDVPLSVEQIRDDGLEVTRYLAQRFGKRKVILLGSSWGSMVGVHMAKQSPQLFCAYVGVSQLVGHRENMTTWGTVLERARAAGDAATVAQLEALGPPPWTNPRNFGVVRRAVRKYEAQTTDPTPKAWYQVLPRYATPQAQADYTAGEDYSFLKYVGWKGDGMESTTDLYRLGTRYALPVYVVQGKEDLLTEPQVTRRWFEAITAPDKALVEVARAGHDPNQPLVDAQQQVLAERLHWRCD
- the argH gene encoding argininosuccinate lyase, with translation MTEQFSKKAEAWSARFSEPVSDLVKRYTASVFFDKRLAQYDIQGSLAHAEMLAAQGIISEHDRAEIERGMTQIRSEIEAGSFEWLLDLEDVHLNIEKRLTELVGDAGKRLHTGRSRNDQVATDIRLYVRAAIDDILALLNGLRGALTDLAERHADTIMPGFTHLQVAQPIAFGHHMLAYVEMFGRDAERMQDARRRVNRLPLGAAALAGTTFPIDRLRVAKTLGFDDVCHNSLDAVSDRDFAIEFTAAASILMMHISRFSEELVMWISPRIGFIDIADRFCTGSSIMPQKKNPDVPELARGKTGRVYGHLTGLLTLMKGQPLAYNKDNQEDKEPLFDTIDTVTDTLRIFTDMASGITVKAENMRAAALQGYATATDLADYLVKKGLPFRDAHEAVAHAVRACDVAGCDLSEMSLETLQGFSPLIEQDVFEVLTLEGSVAARDHVGGTAPNQVRAAIVRVRQQLAE
- a CDS encoding GNAT family N-acetyltransferase, translating into MITNDSSFQVSTDQSQLDIPMIYRFLSEQSTWAVGISRPIVERAIENSLCFGGYLDGRQIAFARVITDYATFANLVDVFVLPEYRGHGYGKQLIGVVLRHPSLQKLRRFTLATKDSHGLYERFGFTSPLYPETLMERYFPNIYLS
- a CDS encoding cyanophycinase — encoded protein: MFRFVVHAMLVLALLAGSASHAADKESIAPKGSLVIIGGALRADNDAVWERIVQLAGGKGARIAVFASASASPERAGNYLVERLNRYGADAFFVPVAQHLQGADVRAAADDPKLADAVRSAGGAYFSGGDQGRITAALRRPDGSNTQVLDALWDMYRRGGVIAGSSAGAAIMSSTMFGHPRSILSTLQHGVDDGRQITRGLGFIGDDVFIDQHLLVRGRFARMLPAMLAKGYKIGLGIDENTAMVVGPKRDVEVIGYRGALLVDLSEAATRDGSFNLANGRLSYLDNGDRFNLETKTFTPAPEKAHGKVDAKKPYWRGPLFSADILGNGTVVDLMAKLIDSDQVDAIGLSLDSPNAERPDLGFEFKLSRVGESVGYQSAFSEAYSVYNVRLDIRPIVVQRPLYQYR